TAATAAAAAAATTATAATTTTTTTAGATCGTCTAGTTTTGTATACTGATTTCACTTCAACGAGTGCAATTTGAATCAGCACTGTGGGCAAAGCCCCAAGGAGACAATTATGCTTTACTTAAGAAAATCAGAAGAAAGAGGCTATGCCGAATTTGGTGGATGGTTGAAATCCCATCACAGTTTCTCTTTCAGTGATTATTACGATCCAAAATTTATGGGATTTCGTGATTTAAGAGTTATTAACCAAGATTGGATCGCAAAAGCTTCAGGTTTCCCAATGCATCCTCACCGCGATATGGAAATCATTACTTACGTTTTACAGGGCCGTGTTGAACACAAAGACAGCCTTGGTAACGTGGGCCAGATCACAGCGGGTGAAATTCAAACGATGCACGCTGGAACGGGCATTCGTCATGGTGAATACAATCCTTCACCAGATGAAGACTTACGCCTTTTCCAAATTTGGATTCAACCTGACACTGTGGGTGTGCAACCTGGTTATACTCAGCAGTCTTTCACGAAAGAGCAGAAACTAAATCAGTTAAAACTTTTGGTTTCTAAAGACGGCCGCGATGGCAGTCAGAAAATTCATCAGGATGCTGATATGTACGCTTCGGTTTTAGAGCCAGGTAAAACCCTGGAATTTAAAATGCGACCAGGCCGTGGAGCTTGGGTGCAATTAGCTGAAGGTGAATTGGATGTGAATGGTAAAACATTGCAATCCGGTGACGGGCTGGCCGTTCAAGAAGAGGATCTATTAAAGATCCGTGCTAATAAAGAAACTGAATTTTTATTGTTTGATTTGAAATAATCAATGCCTGATTCACTCCGACTCCGTCGGAATAGGGCAGAAGGGCTGAAGAAATTCAGCCCTTTTTATTTTTAGTACTCGATCACAACAGTTTGCACTTCAACGTTCTTAGTTGAAGTCGTACCGTCTGCATTTTCAGTCGTTACTTTTTGTGTATAAGTTTGTGGAGTCATCTTGGGCGCCATGGTCTGTCCGTTCACGTAAGCCGTTTGCAGAACCTGCAGTTCCTTACCTTCAGAGCGGAAAGATAGATTTACAGCGTCTTCTTGTTTCCAGCTGATCTCGACATGGATAGTGCCGTTTTGTGAAATAGCCGAAGCGACTTTTTGACCATTGACCAAGATATCAACCGTTTCGCCGTTAGCAGCGTTAGTTAAAATAGCCATGCTTTGATAATTGCTATAGGCACCTGGGTCTGAAGATAGGCTAGATGAAGTAGCGCCGTTCGCAGTAATAACCAGGCGTACACCGATAGTTCCAGAAATCTGCCCAGCAAAGCTCATCGCTGGGATCAAAGTTGCACAAAGACCGCTCAATAACATCGAGCTGATTTTCATAGAAGGCTCCTTAGGTTTTTATTCCATCGAAACCTAAAGCAAGCCCCATACCCAGCACCCCAAACAACCTATTGGTTTAAACCCCAATCCCGCTGTCTAAAACCCTAACACCCGCCAAAAAGTGCCTGCTTCTTTTTTGGGTCTACACAGCGTCAGAAATAAAAAAAGGGAGCTTTTAGAGCTCCCTTTTCTATTCACTAAATGTCGGTGCTGCTCCAGCGTCCGCCGTTATTGGAAGTTTTGAACTTGGGCGATGTATGGAAGGTTGCGGTAGTAACCTTGGTAATCAAGGCCGTATCCAACTACGAAGTCGTTAGGAATTCTGAAACCTACGTGGTCGATATCGCATTTCACTTTGAGTGCATCTGGTTTTTCAAGAAGCGCGATTGTTGTAAGGCTTTTTGGTTTGCGAGAGTTGATTGAGTTTTTCAAGTAATTCATCGTTAAGCCTGTGTCGATGATGTCTTCAACCAGAATAACGTGGCAGTTTTCAACGGGGCTTGCTAGATCCAAAGTTACTTTCACTTCGCCAGATGATGAAGTTCCACCGTGGTAAGAAGCCACACCGAAGAATTCGCAAGTGATGTCAGCTTCGATGTTGCGGATAAGGTCAGAATAGAACATGAAAGAACCCTTAAGAACACACACTGCGACTACTTTTTCATTTTTATATTTTTTAGAAAGAAGCGCGCCCAGTTCTTTTACTTTTTCCTGGATTTGTTCTTCAGTGATGTATGGTTTCAAGGTCAAGTTCGTCATCTTCGTTTCCTAATCTCGTATAAGTCTACGTTTATACAAAAGAGTTGTTCATGATTTCGCCGAATCCGCCGCCGCCTGGGACGATGTATTGCTTATCGTTCAAGCCGCGTTCCTGATCCCAAAATTGGCCAGGAATTGCATCTAAAACTGCCTGAGGGGATAGTCCTCGGTCAAGTCTTAAGGCATAGATTACGACGTCGGGGTGGGCTTTAAGTACATTCTTCAAATACTCTGGCGTCACGATCAAGTTTAAGGCGATAAATTTACGCGCCGGCCCTGCGATATGGGTCTTATAATGATTTACGGCCGTAACCATCGTGTTACCAGTTGCACCCATCGGATCAGGAAAAATCACGTGGGCATTCTTAACGTCTCCACCGATTTTCATGCCGCCAAATTCGGCGCCCGTCACAACCTCTTTGTTGTTTGTCACGCGAGCTGAAAAGATATGATCTTGGCGAATATTTAAAGCGGGCAAAGCATAGTGAAGAAAGTTGTAACAAATGTGGCTTGGGTAAGTTCCCGCACGGGCTAAATTCACTGTCACGGCTTTTTGTTCTGGCGCGATTCGACTGGTTTTTAGCCTCACGTCAGGATGATATTCATTCATGCGCGTGATGCTTTCAAACTTTTCAATCGCAAATTCGTTGTTAACTGTAATTGAAATCAGATGATTATAAAGAATTTCAACAATGCGGTTTACGTCGGGTTGAAAGCACTGAGGTGAACACAGTTGCGCTAGCAGTCCATTTAAAAAAGGGCTGTCGATAATATGAACTTGCGGACCATAACGATGGTCAAGCTCCCGTTGAAATTCCATGGTGGTGGCCTTTGGCAGTTAGTTGCCCTTTGCGAACTCTACAAAAATCACGAACTCGCTGTTTCCGTCTCTGAAGCGAGGGGAGCGCAAGATCTTAAAGATATCGATTGCCGTGAGTTCTTGTTCATTTTCAAGATTAGACTGAGTCGGCATCACTCCCGCCATAAAGAAGCCAGAGTCATTGCCGATTTCAAAAATGGCCGGAAAGGATTTGCGTTGGATCTCAAAGCCGCCGGATGAACCCATTTCTCTCCAGGTTCTTTGAATCTCCATGTTGCCGCGCAGGTTGTTGCCTTCCATTTCATTGATCTCAAAGAAAGTCGTTAGACCAATTTCAACGGAAGGATCGCGGCGATCTTTTAAACCATAAGACCATTGCAAAGTTTTAGAGTTATCGACCGTGCGTTCCTCTTTATGAAGAATCAAAATTTGCGGAGAAGTGATGGATCTTGAAATATTCGGCAGAATACCCGCAGAGTAATCATTGAAGTTCATGTACTGACCAGTAGAGCGGCTGTCGTTGACGATACGATTTAAAGTGCCACGTCCTACTTCTGCATAATAAACCACTAAACGAGGTCCTGTGGTTTTAGCAACCGCACGACCTTCTTTCCCAGGGGTGGCTGCCGCAGACAGTGCAGCAGTATCGGATTTATCAGCTGTTGGCGATCCAGCGGCAGTTACTTTTGTCGCTGTGATAGTTCCATCACTGGCATCGCTGTCGGGTTTTTGAGATGCTTGGTCTGTTGCTGTTGGCAGTTCCTCTAATTCACTGACTTCAGCCGGCGGAAGATTTTGTGCACCTTGGTTTATCTGTACAGTGGATTTTAAATAAGAAACCCGGCGTTCAAGACTTTGTTGGCCTTTTTGATAAAGAGTGATGCTAACACCACCCGCAACCACAGCTAATAATGACAATTGAACTAGTGGATTACCAAAAAACTTTTTCCATGCTGGGGGAGCTGCCGGACGGTACGTCTCCATATCTACGCCGCATTGGGCACAGTACTTATCTTTAGGTTGTTGAAACCCACACCGTGGACAGTTAATTAACATCGAAATTCACATCCTGATAAATTCTCGAAGAAATCTATACTTCAAGACTAAGGCAAAGCGACTTGACGCTCAATTAAATTATTCATAGCTTGAAAGTGGCCACAGAGTCTGCAATGCCATTTCTACTCTGTGATTTCCATGGAAGACAGGCAGGGACGATGAAAAAGTATAAACCAAAATCAGGCGAGAGAGTGGAAATCGTCACTGAAGTGATCCCGCCAAAGGTCGAGTTGCCATTCGAGTTTTGGCCTGAACACTATCCTGTTCTGCTTCAAGAAGTTCTCGCTGCGTTTTATCCGTATCGTGATAAACCAGAACCAAAATATTTTGATGGAACTTTTGGGCGCGGTGGTCACTATTCAGCAATGAAATTTGTGATCCCCCAGATGAAAGCCACTGTCATGGACCAAGATCTAGTGGCGGTTAATTTTGCAAAAGAGCGCTTCAAGACCGAAGTCGAGCAGGGCCAGTTAAACGTAATTCATGGAAATTTCTCGCAGTTTTCAGATCACAATCTAAATAAGTTTGATATGATGCTCTTAGATCTAGGTGTCAGTTCCCCGCAGTTGGACCAGGCGGAACGAGGCTTTAGTTTTTATCACGATGGCCCCCTGGATATGCGAATGAATCAGCAACAAGGATTGACGGCTGAGATGTTAGTAAATACGGCATCAGAGGATGAACTCATTCGAATCTTTAAAGAGTACGGCGAAGTGTATCGTCCGTCTCGTGTCGTGCGCGCGATTGTTCATGATCGCAAAATCAAAGCATTTCAATCTACCAGTCAGCTAGCGGGTCTTATCGAAAGAGTCGATGGTTGGCAGGTAAAAGGCCATCACCCGGCAACAAAATATTTTATGGCATTACGCTTGGCTGTGAATTCAGAACTTGAAGTCGTAGCTGAAGCATTACCTTCCATGATGAAAGCACTTAATCCCGGAGGACGCCTTGCCGTCATCAGCTTTCATTCATTAGAAGACCGCATAGTAAAAAACATCTTCCGCGCCGCGGAGGATTTTGGCAGATCTGTTTATAAAAAAGTGATTGTACCGACTCAGGAAGAGTGTGACATGAACTCCCGTTCGCGTTCAGCGAAACTACGGGTTTTTGAGAGGAGCGTTCAGGATGAACTCAAACAGCTTTAAGCAGCTCAAACCCTTCTTAAGTATTTTAGTCATTATCTTTACTTTGTTTTCCATCGTCTTCCTGCAAATGGAAGAGCGACGCATGGGTTATAGTGTTTTAAAACTGACCCGCGAACATAAAAAAGTGTGGGAAGAAAAAAGAGTCAAAGAAATTGCTTTAGCAAAAGTCACTCGTCCGCAATTGTTGGATTCTGTGGCTCAGCAGAAGTTCACTCTTAAAAAAGTACAAGCAAATCAGATCATCCATTTGGGTGGCCCGGTATCTACGAACATGGATCCTGTAGTTAAGAACGTTGCAAAAAAGGACCTGTAATTGAAATCACGTATAGTTATTATTTTTGTCGGAATTTTATTTCTGTGGTCGGCGCTTATTCTGCGCGCTGGTTACCTTCAATTTGCTCCGAATGATCGTTTGAATTCTTTGCAGAACCGTCAGTTCCAAACCAAAGTGACCTTGCAAGCGCGCCGTGGGGCGATTGTTGATAGCACCGGCCGTGACCTGGCGATGTCGACAACGGCTTATTCTTTGTATGCGGACCCAAAGCTTTTAGAAAACCGCAAAGCCGTCGCTAAAAAACTAGCGAAGGTTTTAAATCAGTCGCCTGAAGCTGTTTTTGCTAAGATCAAAGATGGTCATAGACGTTTTGTTTGGATTCACCGCATGTTGGACCAAGCAAAAGCCGATGAAATCAAATCCTGGGATATTCGCGGTCTTTCTTTTGTTGAAGAGTGGCGCCGTGTTTATCCAAACGAAACTTTGCTGGCGCAGACCATCGGATTTCTTGGCAGCGAAGGGCAGGGGCTTGAAGGTTTAGAGCTTTCTCATAATCAGTTATTAGCAGGGAATCAGAAAAAAGTTTCTGTGAAACGTGATGCGCGCGGCAGACCATTGATCAATGATGGCCTGATGTTTATTGAAAATCCCGAAGGCAGCGAACTTCGTTTGACCGTGGATACAGAGTTGCAATACCGCTTAGAAAGTGAACTTGCGAATGCGGTATCAACTTTCGAAGCGGATCATGCCGTCGGCGTAGTCCTTGATGCAAAAACATCGGCCGTCTTGGCATTAGCATCAGCGCCTACGTTTGACGTTAATAAAGCCATGAAAACGCCGGCAGAGTTTCGGCGAAATAAAATCCTTACGGATGCGTTCGAACCAGGCTCAACTATGAAGACTTTTGTTATCGCAGCAGCTCTTCGTGAAAATCTAATTCAACCCAACAC
This is a stretch of genomic DNA from Bdellovibrio reynosensis. It encodes these proteins:
- the hpt gene encoding hypoxanthine phosphoribosyltransferase gives rise to the protein MTNLTLKPYITEEQIQEKVKELGALLSKKYKNEKVVAVCVLKGSFMFYSDLIRNIEADITCEFFGVASYHGGTSSSGEVKVTLDLASPVENCHVILVEDIIDTGLTMNYLKNSINSRKPKSLTTIALLEKPDALKVKCDIDHVGFRIPNDFVVGYGLDYQGYYRNLPYIAQVQNFQ
- a CDS encoding pirin family protein, producing the protein MLYLRKSEERGYAEFGGWLKSHHSFSFSDYYDPKFMGFRDLRVINQDWIAKASGFPMHPHRDMEIITYVLQGRVEHKDSLGNVGQITAGEIQTMHAGTGIRHGEYNPSPDEDLRLFQIWIQPDTVGVQPGYTQQSFTKEQKLNQLKLLVSKDGRDGSQKIHQDADMYASVLEPGKTLEFKMRPGRGAWVQLAEGELDVNGKTLQSGDGLAVQEEDLLKIRANKETEFLLFDLK
- the rsmH gene encoding 16S rRNA (cytosine(1402)-N(4))-methyltransferase RsmH — its product is MKKYKPKSGERVEIVTEVIPPKVELPFEFWPEHYPVLLQEVLAAFYPYRDKPEPKYFDGTFGRGGHYSAMKFVIPQMKATVMDQDLVAVNFAKERFKTEVEQGQLNVIHGNFSQFSDHNLNKFDMMLLDLGVSSPQLDQAERGFSFYHDGPLDMRMNQQQGLTAEMLVNTASEDELIRIFKEYGEVYRPSRVVRAIVHDRKIKAFQSTSQLAGLIERVDGWQVKGHHPATKYFMALRLAVNSELEVVAEALPSMMKALNPGGRLAVISFHSLEDRIVKNIFRAAEDFGRSVYKKVIVPTQEECDMNSRSRSAKLRVFERSVQDELKQL
- a CDS encoding histidine kinase; protein product: MNSNSFKQLKPFLSILVIIFTLFSIVFLQMEERRMGYSVLKLTREHKKVWEEKRVKEIALAKVTRPQLLDSVAQQKFTLKKVQANQIIHLGGPVSTNMDPVVKNVAKKDL
- a CDS encoding uracil phosphoribosyltransferase, with translation MEFQRELDHRYGPQVHIIDSPFLNGLLAQLCSPQCFQPDVNRIVEILYNHLISITVNNEFAIEKFESITRMNEYHPDVRLKTSRIAPEQKAVTVNLARAGTYPSHICYNFLHYALPALNIRQDHIFSARVTNNKEVVTGAEFGGMKIGGDVKNAHVIFPDPMGATGNTMVTAVNHYKTHIAGPARKFIALNLIVTPEYLKNVLKAHPDVVIYALRLDRGLSPQAVLDAIPGQFWDQERGLNDKQYIVPGGGGFGEIMNNSFV